CAAGGTTAGTCCTACAAAATTACGGCCAATTACTGTGCACTGAAAATATTTATGTAGAATCAATAACAGTAATTTTCTCGCCACACTAATAGACAACAGCGCACAGAACACTTCTAGCTATTTTGAAATTGCAATGCTGAATATTATTCTCTCATCATGCCGTGTCTACCTGGTTTGCATGACATCGATACAACAGGCTGTTTATCTATAGGCATGGGGGCCGACAGTTTTATGTCTCCAAACTTGCGTTCCAACTCGGTGAAAACGTTTGCGTTGACATGATCCACTTCATCTTCCACCTAGagaaacaaaacaaaaggaaCAGCTATAACAGACATAAAAGCTTACTActgttcccctcctccctcacttTATCCTCATTCTGCCTCTCTATgggtttctccctccttctcactttcctcctctctgcctctcacctGTTCCACGTCATCCACCTCCGGGATATATAACTGCAGCATGTTCTGGATGCCATTCTTCAGGGTGACAGTGGAGCTGGGGCAGTCGGTGCACGAGCCAACCGGCTTCAGCTTTACCGTGCCATTCTCAAAGCCCTTAAAGATTATATCACCGCCATCCTCCATCACTGTGGGTCTGTGTGAAACGGGAGGTTTATTTGTTGAGTTTATTTGTCACTGAACAACATAACAGGTAATATTACAATTGTTATTAAAAActaggagggagagaagaatggAGGGGATGAAGAAGAGAGGTTTAAGAggggggaggggatgggagaattTGTACCGAGCTGTCCTTGAAGATGACATCACTAGTCTTTATTTCATATCAACATAATTTCTATA
The Oncorhynchus nerka isolate Pitt River linkage group LG28, Oner_Uvic_2.0, whole genome shotgun sequence genome window above contains:
- the LOC115113087 gene encoding NFU1 iron-sulfur cluster scaffold homolog, mitochondrial-like, yielding MNFTQDILNRNIVASARSLKRDRKPTVMEDGGDIIFKGFENGTVKLKPVGSCTDCPSSTVTLKNGIQNMLQLYIPEVDDVEQVEDEVDHVNANVFTELERKFGDIKLSAPMPIDKQPVVSMSCKPGRHGMMRE